A portion of the Paenibacillus sp. PvR098 genome contains these proteins:
- a CDS encoding D-2-hydroxyacid dehydrogenase, with protein sequence MKIHKILVTGRLYEEMKRLMAGRSDKEFRFLPDHEVSEADFVWADAYVAFKPTVNFRFGHLQWVHAMGAGVDAFLHGREWKEDVLLTRTTGPFGRKISEYCLSYMLSELQVHKELRHNAEQRKWNPLTPKPLSGQKVVICGTGEIGQEIARTLSAFGVIVSGVSRSGTKQPFFAQNVAWKENSEVLSEADWVINTLPLTMDTIGLFDADLFYTLRHCGFINVGRGASVREDALIAAVKEGHVRLAVLDVFAEEPLPAESPLWNEQGIVITPHISAVTTPEEAMQSFIDTLTMIEEGCRLPINLVNPKQGY encoded by the coding sequence ATGAAAATACACAAGATTTTAGTAACCGGTCGTCTGTACGAAGAGATGAAGCGCTTGATGGCTGGCCGCAGCGACAAGGAATTCCGATTTCTACCTGATCATGAAGTGAGCGAAGCCGACTTCGTTTGGGCGGATGCCTATGTGGCGTTCAAACCGACCGTGAACTTTCGGTTCGGCCATTTGCAATGGGTACATGCGATGGGTGCGGGGGTGGACGCCTTCCTGCACGGGCGGGAGTGGAAGGAGGATGTGCTGCTCACTCGAACTACAGGTCCGTTCGGAAGGAAAATCAGCGAGTACTGCTTGAGCTATATGCTATCGGAGCTGCAGGTCCATAAGGAGCTTAGGCATAACGCTGAACAAAGGAAGTGGAACCCGTTGACGCCCAAGCCTCTGAGCGGGCAAAAGGTTGTCATTTGCGGCACAGGGGAGATTGGTCAAGAAATCGCTCGAACCTTAAGCGCGTTTGGAGTGATCGTAAGCGGAGTATCCCGAAGCGGAACCAAGCAGCCGTTTTTTGCGCAAAATGTGGCTTGGAAAGAGAACAGTGAAGTATTATCCGAAGCCGACTGGGTGATCAACACGCTGCCTCTCACAATGGATACGATAGGCTTGTTCGATGCCGACTTATTCTACACACTGCGGCACTGCGGCTTTATTAATGTTGGCCGAGGGGCCTCGGTACGAGAAGATGCTTTGATAGCCGCAGTGAAGGAAGGGCACGTTAGGCTCGCTGTGCTCGATGTGTTCGCAGAGGAGCCTCTTCCCGCGGAATCGCCGCTCTGGAACGAACAGGGAATAGTGATCACGCCCCATATCTCTGCGGTCACCACACCGGAAGAAGCGATGCAGAGCTTCATCGATACGCTGACCATGATCGAAGAAGGTTGCCGACTGCCGATAAATTTGGTGAATCCGAAGCAAGGCTATTAA
- a CDS encoding DUF2325 domain-containing protein, translated as MASILVVGADHLGNMPEHLADIGFDEVMHMSGRKCQMVRKGIPDKVDAVLVLTDYVNHNLTKAIKQQAKEQEVPIYYAKRSWCSVKKALCACADTCEWLNDRKEALP; from the coding sequence ATGGCATCGATCTTGGTTGTAGGAGCCGATCACTTGGGCAATATGCCCGAACATTTAGCGGATATTGGGTTTGACGAAGTCATGCATATGTCAGGTCGGAAGTGTCAAATGGTAAGAAAGGGCATTCCAGACAAGGTCGATGCGGTGCTGGTGCTCACCGACTATGTCAATCATAATTTGACGAAAGCGATCAAGCAGCAGGCCAAAGAGCAGGAAGTGCCGATTTACTATGCCAAGCGGTCGTGGTGTTCCGTCAAAAAAGCGTTGTGTGCATGTGCGGACACCTGCGAGTGGTTGAATGACAGGAAAGAGGCGCTTCCGTAG
- a CDS encoding DUF1836 domain-containing protein, translated as MELFYLTRKQMAALLLSLQGMSCKTPLAVLQEAWAKSHRAEIQGGKSFGAFISTSLPPIFEKIIKTKYQSDGFSLTEIVSLGNQIEYTHFSITTVQNWVKRDFKDLVGPPQLGKKYSIKQTAVLFIIEDLKATLDFESIRKLLTLLFQSPDDDTDDLISPLRLYSLYSSIFEEMDQNNDQVLDLSGHDIGIRNHDHMLEQLIKQKADDFADSLDGLSEEQKEAVSNTIFIAMVSVQTTYFQSLARRFLNATLFLQDLQS; from the coding sequence ATGGAACTGTTCTACTTGACGAGAAAGCAAATGGCAGCTCTTTTATTATCACTGCAGGGAATGAGCTGTAAGACACCGTTGGCCGTCCTTCAGGAAGCGTGGGCCAAATCACATAGGGCCGAGATTCAAGGTGGCAAATCGTTCGGCGCCTTCATCTCCACGTCACTCCCGCCGATTTTCGAAAAAATCATCAAGACAAAGTATCAAAGCGACGGCTTTTCCCTGACGGAAATCGTCTCGCTGGGCAATCAGATCGAATATACTCACTTCTCTATTACCACCGTGCAGAACTGGGTGAAACGGGACTTTAAAGATTTAGTTGGCCCCCCCCAACTTGGAAAAAAATATTCGATCAAGCAGACCGCCGTTCTATTCATCATTGAAGATTTGAAGGCCACTCTGGATTTCGAATCGATCCGTAAGCTGTTGACGCTTCTGTTTCAAAGCCCGGATGACGACACGGACGATTTGATCAGCCCGCTCCGGCTGTATTCGTTATATTCTTCGATCTTCGAGGAGATGGATCAAAACAACGACCAAGTATTGGACCTCTCCGGACATGACATTGGTATCCGAAACCACGACCACATGCTGGAACAGCTGATTAAGCAAAAAGCGGATGATTTTGCGGATTCGCTCGACGGGTTAAGCGAGGAGCAAAAGGAAGCCGTGAGTAATACGATCTTTATTGCGATGGTCTCGGTGCAAACCACGTATTTTCAATCGCTGGCCAGACGCTTCTTGAACGCAACCTTGTTCCTGCAGGATCTGCAATCGTAG
- the bacA gene encoding undecaprenyl-diphosphate phosphatase — protein MSDILIAIIMGIVEGLTEFLPVSSTGHMILTAHLLGFTGEKAKTFEIVIQLGAVLAVFVLYWRRFFGMLRIKPGFMQERRVNIVHVALAMAPAVVIGLALHSLIKKYLFGPETVLIGLVAGGILMIVAEKSRRRVTAENVDDITYKQAFGIGVFQCLALWPGFSRSGSTISGGMLLGTSQKAAAEFTFIVSVPIMFAATILDLYKSRDHLAMDDLGMFIAGLVAAFVVAMIAVVTFLNLIKRLKLSWFAYYRFALAAIFFFILFM, from the coding sequence TTGAGTGATATACTGATCGCCATCATTATGGGGATTGTAGAAGGCTTAACGGAATTTTTACCCGTATCGTCAACGGGGCATATGATTCTTACGGCTCATTTGCTCGGCTTTACGGGCGAGAAGGCCAAAACGTTCGAAATCGTCATACAGCTTGGAGCGGTGCTGGCCGTGTTCGTATTATACTGGCGCCGTTTTTTTGGCATGCTGCGTATCAAACCGGGTTTCATGCAGGAACGTCGTGTCAACATTGTTCATGTGGCCCTCGCGATGGCTCCAGCGGTTGTCATCGGTCTCGCTCTGCACAGCTTAATTAAGAAATATTTATTCGGACCCGAAACCGTATTGATCGGCTTGGTCGCCGGAGGTATTCTGATGATCGTGGCTGAAAAATCCAGGAGAAGGGTAACGGCAGAGAACGTGGACGACATTACGTATAAGCAGGCGTTTGGGATCGGAGTGTTTCAATGCCTTGCGCTGTGGCCCGGCTTTTCGAGATCAGGCTCTACTATCTCCGGGGGCATGCTGCTCGGAACGAGCCAGAAAGCTGCTGCGGAATTCACATTTATTGTCTCCGTGCCGATCATGTTTGCCGCCACGATTCTTGATCTATATAAGAGCCGAGATCACTTGGCAATGGATGACCTAGGGATGTTTATCGCAGGCTTGGTTGCGGCGTTCGTCGTCGCGATGATTGCGGTAGTTACCTTTTTGAATCTGATCAAACGTCTGAAGCTGTCATGGTTTGCCTACTACCGTTTTGCTTTGGCCGCCATTTTCTTCTTTATTTTGTTTATGTAA
- a CDS encoding alpha/beta hydrolase → MPYADINGTKLYYQLKGQGVPILFLHPPLMTGHTFAYQQHQLADHYQVITFDIRGHGQSPYSKEPITYPLIAEDIRQLLDVLGIRKAYLCGYSTGGSIALEAMLNYPERFLGGILVSALSEVSSPVLKTEIWLASALSAAGAKRLLAAAITAGNADSLQTFKQLYRSSIQGDIRNLHQYYRFSSKYNCTKHLKEIRAPILLLYGQKDKRFKRYVRILQKHLPISSLYILGNATHQIPTKEAKRMNDIIRMWVTRQQEGISHNRSLRPDMELPHLAEAMLPVAEQEETHI, encoded by the coding sequence ATGCCTTATGCCGACATCAACGGAACCAAGCTATATTACCAGCTCAAGGGGCAGGGTGTGCCTATCCTGTTCTTGCATCCGCCTTTGATGACGGGACACACATTTGCTTATCAACAGCATCAGCTAGCGGATCATTATCAAGTGATCACGTTCGACATCCGCGGCCATGGCCAAAGTCCTTATTCCAAAGAGCCTATTACGTACCCGCTTATAGCCGAAGACATACGGCAGTTGTTGGATGTCTTGGGCATTCGAAAAGCGTACCTTTGCGGGTACTCCACCGGCGGATCGATAGCACTGGAGGCGATGCTGAATTACCCGGAACGCTTCCTGGGGGGGATCCTCGTCAGTGCTTTGTCGGAGGTTAGCAGCCCCGTACTCAAGACGGAAATCTGGCTAGCCTCCGCCCTTTCGGCAGCAGGAGCTAAGCGATTGCTTGCGGCTGCCATTACAGCGGGTAATGCCGACAGCCTGCAGACGTTTAAACAGCTGTATCGGTCCTCCATACAAGGAGATATTCGGAACCTGCATCAATACTACCGCTTTAGCTCGAAATATAATTGTACGAAGCATCTGAAGGAGATCCGTGCTCCCATCCTGCTGTTATACGGGCAAAAGGATAAGAGATTCAAACGTTATGTCCGTATTTTGCAGAAGCATTTGCCGATTAGCTCGCTTTATATTCTGGGGAACGCAACACATCAGATTCCGACGAAGGAAGCGAAGCGCATGAATGATATCATTCGCATGTGGGTTACCCGGCAGCAGGAGGGGATCTCCCACAACCGCTCCCTAAGGCCGGATATGGAATTGCCGCACTTGGCAGAAGCGATGCTGCCGGTTGCCGAACAAGAAGAAACGCATATCTAG
- the modA gene encoding molybdate ABC transporter substrate-binding protein yields MRRRIKYRPLWSLLMLIGAMLAMTGCGEVSNTSENGAKIDLTVSAAASLTDVLKEIQAGYETHNSSVKLNLNFGASGSLQQQIEQGAPVDVFISAAAENMKALVQQQLIDAEEHTVLLMNELVLVVPASVEGAAKFTKPEDLTSQEIHHIAIGEPQSVPAGGYAKEALIHAKLWDALEPKFVFSKDVRQVLTYVESGNAEAGFAYKTDALTSQQVNIASVIDPQSYPPIEYPVGIIKMTKHSKEAEDFYQYLQSREAADVFIKYGFSVPGGK; encoded by the coding sequence ATGAGGAGAAGAATCAAATATCGTCCGTTATGGTCTCTGCTTATGCTCATAGGAGCGATGCTGGCCATGACGGGCTGCGGCGAAGTATCGAATACCTCGGAAAACGGCGCTAAGATTGATCTTACAGTGTCGGCGGCCGCTAGCTTAACGGACGTGCTGAAAGAAATTCAAGCCGGGTACGAGACGCATAACAGCAGCGTCAAGCTGAATTTAAATTTTGGCGCATCCGGTTCACTACAGCAGCAGATCGAGCAAGGGGCTCCTGTGGATGTGTTCATCTCCGCGGCCGCGGAAAATATGAAAGCGCTTGTGCAACAGCAGCTTATCGATGCGGAGGAGCACACGGTTTTGTTGATGAACGAGCTGGTTTTAGTAGTGCCGGCTTCAGTTGAAGGAGCAGCGAAGTTCACCAAGCCGGAGGACCTTACAAGCCAGGAGATCCATCATATCGCTATAGGCGAGCCACAAAGCGTACCGGCGGGGGGCTATGCCAAAGAAGCGCTCATCCATGCCAAGCTATGGGATGCCCTTGAGCCGAAATTCGTGTTCTCCAAGGATGTAAGACAAGTGCTCACTTATGTGGAATCCGGCAATGCGGAGGCAGGTTTCGCCTATAAAACAGATGCGTTAACTTCCCAACAGGTTAACATTGCCTCTGTCATTGATCCCCAAAGCTATCCGCCGATCGAATACCCTGTGGGAATTATCAAAATGACCAAGCACAGCAAGGAAGCCGAGGATTTTTATCAATATTTACAAAGCAGGGAAGCAGCGGATGTCTTCATCAAATACGGCTTTTCCGTTCCTGGGGGGAAATAG
- a CDS encoding hemolysin family protein: MYALNLFMVAVLIVATAFFVATEFAIVKLRSSRVDQMVMEGRKNALAVKKVTSNLDGYLSACQLGITITALGLGWLGEPTVEKILHPVFERFELPGEITSLLSFAIAFISITYLHVVLGELAPKSVAIQKAEWVSIMTAKPIIFFYKVMYPFIWVLNGSANALVRLFGLRPAKEHEEAHTEEELRIILTESYTSGNINVTEYGYVNRIFAFDDLLAREIMVPRTDMVCLYLNNTPEENLRIIKEEQYTRFPVVKESKDHVVGMINTKQYFLRQDDEPGIELSELIHPVMTVSEAMPVKTLLKKLQQERAHIAILVDEFGGTSGMVSIEDVLEEIVGEIRDEFDAEEPIEVEKLGEGHLIVDGKVTLTHLNDLLNTDITSEELDTIGGWLYRQNPDLEEGQKWQYENLTFVIREKEEHRIRKLEVVKHGTPDAETDSNESREESVNM, from the coding sequence ATGTACGCCTTAAACTTGTTTATGGTAGCAGTGCTCATCGTGGCTACGGCTTTTTTCGTGGCTACGGAATTCGCCATCGTTAAACTTCGATCCAGTCGGGTGGATCAAATGGTGATGGAGGGCCGCAAAAATGCGCTTGCCGTGAAAAAGGTCACCAGCAATTTGGACGGATATTTGTCCGCTTGTCAGTTAGGGATTACCATTACCGCGCTAGGACTCGGTTGGTTAGGAGAGCCGACGGTGGAGAAAATACTCCATCCGGTGTTTGAACGTTTCGAGCTGCCGGGAGAGATTACTTCTCTTCTTTCTTTCGCAATCGCCTTCATTTCCATCACTTATTTGCATGTGGTGCTCGGTGAGCTTGCCCCGAAATCGGTAGCCATTCAAAAGGCTGAGTGGGTTAGCATAATGACAGCGAAGCCGATTATTTTCTTTTATAAAGTGATGTATCCGTTTATCTGGGTTTTGAATGGATCGGCGAACGCATTAGTGAGGCTCTTCGGTTTGAGGCCGGCCAAGGAGCATGAAGAAGCGCATACGGAGGAAGAGCTGCGCATCATTCTGACCGAAAGCTACACTAGCGGTAATATCAACGTGACGGAGTACGGGTATGTGAACCGGATCTTCGCGTTTGACGATCTGCTAGCTAGAGAAATCATGGTTCCCCGGACGGATATGGTTTGCCTGTATCTCAACAATACGCCGGAAGAGAACCTTCGTATTATTAAAGAAGAACAATACACCCGATTTCCGGTGGTGAAAGAAAGTAAGGACCACGTGGTCGGGATGATTAATACAAAACAGTATTTTCTGCGTCAAGATGACGAACCTGGCATCGAGCTATCCGAGCTGATCCATCCGGTGATGACCGTCTCGGAAGCCATGCCGGTCAAAACACTGCTGAAGAAGTTGCAGCAGGAGCGAGCCCATATTGCCATCCTGGTTGATGAATTTGGCGGTACGTCCGGTATGGTATCCATCGAAGACGTACTGGAGGAAATCGTCGGTGAAATCCGAGACGAGTTCGACGCCGAGGAGCCGATCGAAGTGGAAAAGTTGGGTGAGGGCCATCTGATCGTAGACGGCAAGGTGACATTGACCCACTTAAATGACCTTTTGAATACGGATATTACCAGTGAGGAGCTGGATACGATTGGCGGCTGGTTGTACCGGCAGAATCCGGATTTGGAGGAAGGTCAAAAATGGCAGTACGAGAACCTCACCTTCGTTATACGTGAAAAAGAAGAGCATCGTATCCGCAAATTGGAGGTCGTGAAGCACGGCACGCCAGATGCGGAAACTGACTCAAACGAAAGCCGGGAAGAATCAGTGAATATGTAA
- a CDS encoding spore coat protein, with the protein MEQRFAAHEFLETQEAVRTKAAHLELYGVLFSMAQDTHLKDILFNQQRRMLDGYNFGVQLLQGRGMNMMPPHTPELRIYERPQTGLQQPAIPAPNPNASQLSDFSIATIALNMHKTGSAISMLWACECVDPQIRQYHATSSNICQEMAWEMFQYMNYKGYYQAPQLADHTMRTMIEAVQPSQQQQQVYQTHFNH; encoded by the coding sequence ATGGAACAACGTTTTGCCGCCCATGAATTTTTGGAAACCCAAGAAGCGGTGCGTACTAAGGCTGCACATCTCGAGTTGTATGGTGTTCTTTTTTCGATGGCGCAGGATACGCATTTGAAAGACATCTTGTTCAATCAGCAAAGAAGAATGCTTGATGGCTACAACTTCGGCGTTCAGCTTCTCCAAGGCCGGGGCATGAACATGATGCCGCCGCACACCCCGGAGCTGCGCATCTACGAAAGACCGCAAACCGGCCTGCAGCAGCCGGCGATACCGGCTCCGAACCCGAACGCCTCGCAGCTCTCGGACTTCTCCATTGCCACGATCGCCTTGAACATGCATAAAACCGGCTCAGCAATAAGTATGCTGTGGGCTTGTGAGTGCGTTGATCCGCAAATCCGTCAATACCACGCCACATCGTCCAATATATGTCAGGAGATGGCCTGGGAGATGTTCCAATACATGAATTACAAAGGCTACTACCAAGCGCCTCAGCTCGCAGATCACACGATGCGCACCATGATCGAGGCCGTTCAGCCGTCCCAGCAGCAGCAGCAGGTGTATCAGACGCATTTTAATCATTAA
- a CDS encoding stalk domain-containing protein, translating to MKRFIVGLFCGAVLTASTTIYASDEIQALLFPVKFQFNGASQEVGSRFSVLNYEGHTYVPLRFMAENLGAGAVYDAKTRTVSVVSEPKDAGDVQRSIWAAKYRLERGMHQKEVKAELGDPSFLTLIESSKQQVWRYDFGAKEDYQNGGLNADVEGIRRGDLKAQLFINWNSNGQVDRYEMWSSTNAGNGTSNVSSYIVYPDGSTSEVLSAE from the coding sequence ATGAAAAGGTTCATTGTGGGGCTGTTTTGCGGCGCAGTACTGACCGCTTCCACTACGATTTATGCATCTGATGAAATCCAGGCGCTGCTGTTTCCTGTAAAATTTCAATTTAACGGCGCGAGCCAGGAAGTAGGCTCGCGCTTCTCTGTGTTGAATTACGAAGGCCATACTTACGTACCACTCAGGTTCATGGCTGAGAACCTCGGTGCAGGGGCTGTCTATGATGCGAAAACACGTACGGTCTCCGTCGTTTCTGAGCCGAAGGACGCGGGCGATGTGCAGCGCAGCATCTGGGCTGCCAAGTATCGTTTGGAGCGGGGCATGCATCAGAAGGAAGTCAAAGCGGAGTTAGGTGACCCGTCCTTCCTGACACTGATCGAAAGCTCGAAGCAGCAAGTCTGGCGTTATGATTTTGGGGCTAAGGAGGATTACCAAAACGGAGGATTGAACGCGGATGTGGAAGGGATACGCCGCGGCGACCTTAAGGCACAGCTGTTCATCAACTGGAACTCTAACGGTCAAGTCGACCGGTATGAAATGTGGAGTTCCACTAACGCCGGTAACGGTACCAGTAACGTATCCAGCTATATCGTTTATCCCGACGGCTCTACAAGTGAAGTATTGTCTGCGGAATAA
- a CDS encoding L,D-transpeptidase → MAYRIIVDLSTRQLHLLNDNIVVHSYPVAIGKILTQSPVGEYTIINKAPNPGGPFGAFWMGLSRPHYGIHGTNNPASIGQAVSHGCIRMYNSDVLALARLVPIGTRVTIRV, encoded by the coding sequence ATGGCCTACCGAATCATCGTCGACCTGTCAACCCGTCAGCTGCACTTGTTGAATGACAACATCGTCGTCCATTCCTATCCTGTTGCCATCGGAAAAATATTGACGCAATCTCCTGTCGGAGAATATACCATCATCAATAAGGCCCCGAACCCCGGCGGCCCTTTCGGAGCGTTCTGGATGGGCTTGTCGAGACCCCATTACGGGATTCACGGCACAAATAATCCGGCGTCTATCGGCCAAGCCGTCTCTCACGGCTGCATTCGTATGTACAACTCGGACGTTCTCGCTTTAGCCCGGCTCGTTCCGATCGGGACGCGGGTCACGATCAGGGTTTAA
- the modB gene encoding molybdate ABC transporter permease subunit: MLTISWSEFAAPILLSVKVSLTASLIVFLLGIAGAWALSRRTFKGKTVLETVLMLPMVLPPTVVGFILLMMLGKKSWLGLFFESWFAQTIIFTWWAAVIASVVVAFPLVYQTMKVGFTSVDRDLEDAGRSMGASEWQVLRFITLPLAWRALMIAYVLGFARALGEFGATLMIAGNIPNKTQTVPTAIYMAVESGRLELAWWWTGSIIVISFVMLLIVQLKK; the protein is encoded by the coding sequence ATGCTTACCATTTCATGGAGTGAGTTCGCGGCACCCATCCTGCTTTCGGTGAAGGTATCATTGACAGCAAGCTTAATCGTGTTTTTGCTTGGTATCGCTGGGGCTTGGGCGCTTTCTCGGAGAACCTTCAAGGGGAAAACAGTGCTGGAAACCGTCCTGATGCTTCCGATGGTGCTCCCGCCGACCGTTGTTGGTTTTATACTGCTGATGATGCTGGGCAAGAAAAGCTGGCTTGGCCTTTTTTTCGAAAGCTGGTTTGCACAGACGATTATTTTTACTTGGTGGGCCGCTGTCATCGCCTCGGTCGTTGTCGCCTTTCCTTTGGTATATCAAACGATGAAAGTAGGCTTTACATCCGTGGATCGGGATTTGGAGGATGCCGGCCGGTCGATGGGAGCAAGCGAATGGCAGGTGCTTCGTTTCATTACGCTCCCGCTTGCTTGGCGCGCACTGATGATTGCTTACGTTCTTGGATTTGCACGGGCGCTTGGTGAGTTTGGAGCAACTTTAATGATTGCAGGGAATATCCCGAACAAGACACAGACGGTACCCACTGCGATTTACATGGCGGTGGAATCGGGTCGTCTGGAGTTGGCCTGGTGGTGGACAGGTTCCATTATCGTCATTTCATTTGTGATGCTGCTTATCGTCCAACTCAAAAAGTAG